A DNA window from Flavisolibacter ginsenosidimutans contains the following coding sequences:
- a CDS encoding OsmC family protein, translated as MTSTVVYDGDLRTTCTHLRSGNAFETDAPIDNNGKGERFSPTDLMATSLATCMITVMGIKARTMGFDLNGVKIEVEKIMKADPRRVGGINLFFHIPDNLKDLDDKSKQILKHTGNTCPVQQSIHPDIDVKVDWGEWS; from the coding sequence ATGACGTCAACGGTAGTTTATGATGGTGACTTGCGGACAACCTGCACGCATTTGCGCTCTGGAAATGCTTTTGAAACCGATGCACCTATTGACAACAACGGGAAAGGCGAACGCTTTTCTCCCACTGATCTGATGGCAACTTCACTTGCCACTTGCATGATTACTGTGATGGGCATTAAGGCCCGCACGATGGGCTTTGATTTGAACGGTGTAAAAATTGAAGTAGAAAAAATTATGAAGGCTGATCCTCGTCGCGTGGGCGGCATCAATCTTTTCTTTCACATTCCTGACAACTTGAAAGACCTCGATGACAAATCAAAACAAATCTTAAAACACACCGGCAACACTTGTCCTGTACAGCAGAGCATTCACCCCGATATTGATGTGAAGGTGGATTGGGGAGAGTGGAGTTGA
- the recF gene encoding DNA replication/repair protein RecF (All proteins in this family for which functions are known are DNA-binding proteins that assist the filamentation of RecA onto DNA for the initiation of recombination or recombinational repair.), translating to MSLRLNSISLFQFKNYEHQTFQFTERVVGICGRNGVGKTNLLDAIHYLCFTKSYFSRTDAVNVHQGSQGFRLEGHFLLHGREEKAVCILRETGRKEFLLNDEAYTKFSKHIGRYPCVVIAPDDVELIIGGSEERRKFVDTLLAQLDPVYLQALINYTRILQQRNSFLRSLSDGFARDFSVLDVLDEQLWKEGSIVFEKRDAFLKGFLPIAQTKYEEISQQEEAVNLVYDSELHTVTMQELLKLTRQKDLVLQRTSGGVHRDDLLFQLCGQTFKSIASQGQRKSLLFALKLAEMEILKKEKGFSPLLLLDDVFEKLDEDRITNLLAQVCSDEDLQIFITDTNCGRLSQMLEKISQPLQLIKL from the coding sequence TTGTCTCTCCGATTAAACTCAATATCACTTTTTCAATTTAAAAACTACGAACACCAAACCTTTCAGTTTACGGAACGGGTGGTAGGCATTTGTGGACGGAACGGCGTGGGAAAAACAAACCTGCTGGATGCGATTCATTATCTCTGTTTCACCAAAAGTTATTTCAGCCGCACCGATGCAGTGAACGTACACCAGGGCAGCCAAGGCTTTCGTCTCGAAGGTCATTTTTTGCTGCATGGCAGAGAAGAGAAAGCCGTTTGCATTTTGCGGGAAACAGGCCGCAAGGAATTTTTGTTGAACGACGAAGCCTACACCAAATTTTCCAAACACATTGGCCGCTATCCCTGCGTGGTGATTGCACCCGACGACGTAGAACTCATCATCGGTGGAAGCGAAGAGCGGCGCAAATTTGTGGACACACTGCTGGCACAATTGGATCCTGTTTATTTGCAGGCACTGATTAATTACACCCGCATTTTGCAGCAGCGCAATTCTTTTCTTCGTTCCTTAAGCGATGGTTTTGCGCGGGACTTTTCGGTGCTTGACGTTTTGGACGAACAGTTGTGGAAAGAAGGAAGTATTGTGTTTGAAAAACGGGACGCTTTTTTAAAAGGCTTCCTGCCCATTGCGCAAACGAAATACGAAGAAATCAGCCAGCAGGAAGAAGCGGTCAACCTCGTTTATGATTCCGAATTGCATACGGTAACGATGCAGGAATTGCTAAAACTAACACGGCAAAAAGACCTGGTGTTGCAGCGTACCAGTGGTGGCGTGCATCGCGATGACCTCCTGTTTCAGCTATGCGGACAAACCTTTAAAAGCATTGCTTCGCAGGGCCAGCGCAAAAGCCTTTTGTTTGCGCTGAAGCTGGCTGAAATGGAGATACTGAAAAAAGAAAAAGGCTTCTCTCCTCTTTTGCTTTTGGACGACGTGTTTGAAAAGCTCGACGAAGACCGCATTACTAATTTGCTCGCACAGGTTTGCAGCGATGAAGACTTGCAAATTTTTATTACAGATACCAATTGCGGCCGTTTGTCCCAAATGCTGGAGAAAATTAGCCAGCCCTTGCAGTTGATAAAACTTTGA
- a CDS encoding NIPSNAP family protein has product MKIFFLTFRNTFFRLVLFLIFLLLLQGSFVFAQKTDSKTSREYIEIRVYHTTDSEQLATVDRYVQSSLFPALEKAGFTKIGAFKAIDSDTAKEKRFYVIISLSSLAQLEKLNGTVDQSLTDSVTARAYTNALYNAPPYSRFETILLQAFEGAPRVKPSGTKGNLNERVYELRSYESATEALHRNKVKMFNSGEIDLFQRLGFNAVFYGQVIAGSQMPNLMYITSFDSKAARDEHWKTFGSDPTWKAMSSAPEYQHNVSKNTSIFLRPTSYSRL; this is encoded by the coding sequence ATGAAAATTTTCTTCTTGACATTCCGAAACACTTTTTTTCGTCTTGTGCTTTTCCTGATTTTCCTGCTGCTTTTACAGGGCAGTTTTGTATTTGCTCAAAAGACAGACTCCAAAACTTCGCGGGAGTATATCGAGATCAGAGTTTACCACACAACGGACTCAGAGCAATTAGCTACCGTTGACCGTTACGTGCAGTCATCGTTGTTTCCGGCGTTGGAAAAAGCCGGCTTTACAAAAATCGGTGCCTTCAAAGCCATTGACAGCGACACTGCGAAAGAAAAACGTTTTTACGTCATAATCTCCTTGTCGTCACTGGCGCAATTGGAAAAATTGAACGGTACTGTTGACCAATCATTGACTGATTCAGTTACGGCTCGTGCTTATACAAATGCACTGTACAACGCACCGCCGTATTCCCGTTTCGAAACCATTTTGCTTCAGGCTTTTGAAGGTGCGCCGCGGGTGAAGCCGTCGGGAACAAAAGGCAATTTGAATGAGCGGGTTTATGAATTGAGAAGTTACGAATCGGCCACTGAAGCTTTGCATCGAAACAAGGTGAAGATGTTTAATTCCGGCGAGATAGACTTGTTTCAGCGGTTGGGTTTCAACGCGGTTTTTTACGGACAGGTAATTGCGGGCAGCCAGATGCCCAACCTCATGTACATAACTTCTTTCGATAGCAAAGCTGCCCGCGACGAACACTGGAAAACATTTGGCAGCGATCCAACCTGGAAAGCAATGTCATCAGCACCGGAATACCAGCACAATGTTTCTAAAAACACCAGTATTTTTTTGCGGCCGACAAGCTATTCGCGGTTGTAA
- a CDS encoding sugar O-acetyltransferase — protein sequence MKTEKQKMIAGELYDPLDAVLVADRLQTRLLLKALNDSGEDETEKRKNILAKLIPHAAEDLWLQPPFYCDYGYNIYIGYNVFFNFNCVVLDVSTVTIGSRTMFGPNVQLYTATHPMNHVERASGLEYAKPIVIGDDVWVGGSVVVCPGVTIGHRSVIGAGSVVTKNIRADVFAAGNPCRVIREL from the coding sequence ATGAAAACTGAAAAACAAAAAATGATTGCCGGTGAGCTTTACGACCCGCTTGATGCGGTGTTGGTAGCCGACCGCTTGCAAACAAGATTGTTGCTAAAAGCATTAAATGATTCGGGAGAAGACGAAACAGAAAAGAGAAAAAATATTTTGGCAAAACTCATTCCTCATGCCGCCGAAGACTTGTGGCTTCAACCACCGTTCTATTGCGATTACGGCTACAACATTTACATCGGCTACAACGTTTTCTTCAACTTTAATTGCGTGGTGCTTGATGTAAGTACCGTTACGATTGGTAGCCGCACCATGTTTGGGCCAAACGTGCAGCTTTATACGGCCACGCATCCAATGAACCACGTAGAAAGAGCATCGGGGCTTGAATACGCAAAACCGATTGTCATTGGCGACGATGTTTGGGTAGGCGGCAGCGTTGTGGTTTGCCCGGGTGTTACCATTGGCCACCGCAGTGTTATTGGCGCGGGAAGTGTCGTAACCAAAAATATTCGGGCTGATGTTTTCGCCGCAGGCAATCCATGCAGGGTGATACGGGAGTTGTGA
- a CDS encoding heme ABC transporter ATP-binding protein: protein MLNAKKISFKVGDKTLLQEASVHFAAGGFHVVMGANGAGKSTMLKILSGELKPSSGEVYLDGNDLREYSKNSLAMRRAVLSQHYHLAFPITVEEIILMGRYPYFATRPSAKDNAVCGEAVKLMDIEHLLQRDYTTLSGGEAQKVQMSRVLSQIWSEEEVEGRLLFLDEPVSHLDVKYQHQLMKVAKDFCRKGTTVIAVLHDINLAIAFADRLLFMKDGDILYDVNDAAALTPAMLFNTFGILPSIVHVPGKDKPFVLF, encoded by the coding sequence GTGCTTAACGCAAAAAAAATAAGTTTTAAGGTTGGCGATAAAACGCTTCTGCAGGAAGCCTCGGTCCACTTTGCAGCGGGAGGCTTCCACGTGGTAATGGGCGCTAACGGCGCGGGCAAATCAACAATGCTGAAAATCTTGTCGGGTGAATTGAAGCCTTCTTCCGGCGAAGTTTACCTGGACGGCAACGACCTGCGTGAGTACTCAAAAAACAGCCTGGCCATGCGTCGTGCCGTGCTTTCGCAACATTATCATTTGGCCTTCCCGATAACTGTGGAAGAAATCATTCTCATGGGCCGCTATCCTTATTTCGCCACGCGGCCTTCGGCAAAAGACAACGCCGTTTGCGGCGAAGCCGTGAAATTGATGGACATAGAACATTTGCTGCAACGCGATTACACAACGCTGTCTGGCGGCGAAGCGCAAAAGGTACAAATGAGCCGGGTGCTCTCGCAAATATGGAGTGAGGAAGAAGTAGAAGGACGATTGCTTTTTTTGGATGAGCCGGTATCGCACCTTGATGTAAAGTATCAACACCAGTTAATGAAAGTGGCCAAAGACTTTTGCCGCAAAGGAACCACCGTCATTGCGGTTTTGCACGACATCAATTTAGCCATTGCTTTTGCCGACCGGCTGCTGTTTATGAAAGACGGGGATATTTTGTACGATGTGAACGACGCGGCGGCATTAACGCCGGCGATGCTGTTTAACACCTTTGGCATTCTGCCTTCAATTGTTCACGTACCGGGCAAAGACAAACCTTTTGTTTTGTTTTAG